The Catellatospora citrea DNA segment CCGTGCCGAACCGACCGTCCGTCCGGCGGCGGCGAGCGCGGCAAGGAGCGCCTGCGGCCGCTCGCCCAGCACCGGCTCGCCGTCCCAGCGCACCGTTTCCAGCAGCGACAGGGTGATCGGCACGCGCCAAGTCTAAGCGTCGGCCGGTCCGGCGCTCCGCACGTGTGCCGGGTCGACGTTCCGGCCTCGCCGGAGCACCGCGGCACCCGGCGAAACCGACCGCCGTGCCGGCAGCCCGGCCGACCAGCACGACATGCGCCCCGGTAGATTTCGCGGCCGGACGGAAGCGGGGGCGCATGCTCAAGGACTGGCACGGCTGGGTCGGCACGATCACCGGCGTGGTGGCGCTCACGGTGGTGGCACTGCCGCTGGCCGCGCTGGCGGTATGGGCGCTGGCCCGCGCTCGCGGTGCCGGCGACGCCGGGCCGGCGTGGCGGACGGCGCTGGCCGAGGTCGGCATCGTCTACGGGACGGTGCCGTGGGTCTGGATGATCATGCTGCCGGGCAGCCGGGCCGGTGCCGTCCCCGGTCGGGTGAGCCTGGTCCCGATGCAGGATCTGCTCACGATCATCGCCGACGGGCCGGCGAGGGCGACCGGCCAGATCGTCGGCAACCTGCTCGTGTTCGCGGCGCTGGGATTCTTCGCCCCGATCCGGTTCGCGGCGCTGGCGTCGGTGCCGCGGATCCTGGCGCTCGCGGCGGGCGGCTCGGTGCTGGTCGAGGCCGCGCAGTACGTCCTACAGCTGGACCGGGTGTCCTCCGTCGACGACGTGCTGCTCAACGCCGCCGGCGCCGGGCTCGCCGCGCTGGCGTCGCGCCGCTGGTGGCGCACTATCACCGGAGCGTCGTCACAGCGGCCCGTCCCGGTCCCTGCTTCGGGAGGCTGAGCCGTCACCCGCCGGGCGCATGCCAGATGTCATACATACATTGGAATGTTTGATGACTTGCGTAAGGGTGTGGGCATGAGATCTCACCTCGCGCGGATCGCGGCGGCCACCCTTGCCGCCATCGCGATGACCCTGTCCAGCCTGCTTGTCGGCAGCGCCGCCACCGCGGCTCCCGCACCCGCCGCCGTAAGGGTGCTCTACTACGACGCGAGCCAGGCCGCCGAATTCGTCAACGTCGTGCATCAGGGCGCGGCCAACTGGAACGCCCGCGTCACCAACGTGCGCCTGGAGCGGTGGACCTCCGGCCGCCCACTCAACATCCGCGTCTACGCCGACAACGGCTGGCCGCGCGCCTACGTCAACTCCCTGGGCAACGGCACCGTGTACATGGGTCGCCAGGCGACCGCCGAGGGCCACAACCCGACCCGCATCGCGGCGCACGAACTCGGTCACATCCTCGGCCTGCCCGACCGGCGCACCGGCATCTGCTCCGAGCTGATGTCCGGCAGCAGCGCCGGCACCTCCTGCACCAGCGCCTTCCCCAACTCGCAGGAAATCACGAAGGTCAACAACCTGTTCGCCAGCGGCGCCCTGGTCACCGCCGGCTGGCGTCAGGAAGTCGCCTGACCAGGGCGCCTGGCAAGCCAATGATCGGTGCACAGACGAAGGCAGCCGGCCCGGATGAGCAATCCGGACCGGCTCCCTCAGCCGTGCGTGGTCAGACGCCCGGCTCCACCCAGATGTTGCGGTAGAACAGGTTCGCCCCCCACCTGAGACGCAGGACGCTCACGCGCGGATGGCCCGCGGACGACCGGGCCACCCGCGCGTGCTCAGGTGCGGATGCTGGGCAGGTTGACCCCGCAGGCCCGCTCGACGAACTCCCCGACCTTGACGGTCACGTCCTGGAACTCGTCGGCGGACACGTGCGAGTGCGGCTCGGACTCGGGGACCAGGTCGTCCACGAGCACCCGCATCTCGTCGCGCAACGCCTCGGGCGAGGACGACGCCATGGCCCGCGCGGCCGCGAGCCGCTCCGCACCGGTGATGTGATCCTGCTCGGAGACCTCGAACGTGGCGGCGTTCGCGCAGAACGCCGCCTTGTCCGGCCACTGCGTGGGCAGGTTCTCCGGCCAGAACAGCCACGCCCCGGCCCCTGCCAGCACCAGCGCCACCGCCGCGGCCGCCCAGCGCCTAGACGACCGCGTTGACAGCATCGATGTCATGGGTGTCGAGGTAGCGTGGCCAGATCTCGTCGCGCATGCACGAGTTGTCGTTGCTGTCGGTGCTCTTGAAACGGTGCCCGAGGCCGCCGGAGTGCCCGAACTCGTGGCAGCCCAGGCTCTGCCAGTACGACGTACTCCTGCTGCCCATCGTGCCGGTATTGAACTTGATGTCCATGTGGTCGCACTTGCCGTTGAGCCAGTTGCGGTCCGTGCACGACGTCTGCCCGTACCAGGACGCGTTGTACGCGGCGTCGTAGACGTGCAGGTCGGAGCCGCCGGTGCTCATGGTGATGTCGGTGCGGTCGAGCTGAGCCCGGCCGAACGACGCGGCCGCCGAACCGGCTGACGTCAGCTTGTTCACCTGGACGTCCTGCTGAGCGTTATCCGGCGGGCCTGCGTTGGCCTTGTTGCCGTGGCCGGCCGCGGCGGGCGACGCGGTGACCGCGATCGCCATGATCACGGTCGCCGCCGCGATGATCGTGCGCCTCATTCGCCTGGTCCTTCCGGGGATTCGGGCTGGTCGCCGACGCTGGCGGCGGCGGGCAGCGTGCCGGCCGCGTACGCCTGGCTGGCGTTGTAGACCGTGACGCCGAACATCGTCGGCTGGATCGCGGTGATCTGCCCGGCCAGCTCACGTTCGGTGTTGCTCGGCGACAGCACCCCGCCCTGGTCGAGCACCCGGCCGTCGGAGCTGGTCAGCGTGTAGGTGTTGGCGTCACCGCCGACCGCGCGGCGCAGGAAGAAGTAGCCGGTGTCGCCGACGTTGCTCCACGCGACGCCGTTGACGGTATATCCCCGCCCCAGCGCGTCCCAGCCCTCCTCCTCCAGCGTGATCAGCGGTGGGACCAGCGCAAGCTTCGGGTTGTGCAGCACGTTGTCGACGGTGATGGTCACCTTGCGCAGCCGGATCTGGCTGGCGGTCGAACCATCCTCGTCGGCGCCGGTGAACCGGCCCTCGCCGACGGCGGTGACGGTGCCGTAGACGACCAGGTGCGACGTCGCCACCATGCTGTCGACGCTGCTGAACAGGTATACCTCCTTGCTGTGCGCGCTGGACTCAGGCTGCGCGTCGTACTGCACCTCGCTGGTGCCGTTGAAACCGACGGTCAGCGCCAGCACGGCGGCGGCAGCCAGGCCGAGGCCGGCCAGGCGTGTCCGCCGCCGGACTGTCTGTCTCATGTGGTCTCCCTCATTGCCGAAAACGATCGATCGCGTAAGACTGCTCGGCGCCGCTGTCATTCGGCCGACACGCTCGTGACGGACGGCTGAGGGCAGCTGACCCGCATGGACAGGTCAGGACGGCCGAACCGATACGGTCCCGGTACGGGACCGCCGACGATGGAGGGGCAATTGCCAGGCGGGCCGTCCCTCGTGGGCCGTCACATCCGCGAGCGGCGCAGCCGGGCCGGCCTCAGCCAGGCACAGCTCGCCGCACAGGCCGCGATCAGCGTCGCCGGGCTGCGCGATCTGGAGCAGGGTCGGGTGCTGCGGCCACGACCGGACACGCTGCGGCGCCTGGCCGCGGCGTTGCACCTGACGGCGGCGGAGACGGCCGCCCTGATCGAGCTGGGCCACGACCCAAACGGCGATCCGGGCGGCCTGCGCATCCAGGTGCTGGGCCCGCTGCAGGTCACCGTCGGCCCACACCCGGTCGACCTCGGCTCGCCCGTGCGGCGCATGCTGCTCTGCCTGCTCGCACTGTCGCCGAACACCGTCGTGCCCCGCGACGAACTCACCGAGCAGCTGTGGGGCACACCCCACGCGGCACAGCTGCTGCAGACCCACGTCTCCCGGCTGCGGGCCCGTCTGGCGGGGCAGCCGGTCCGGATCGCCGCGGCCGGCGACGGCTACCGGCTCGACGTGACCGCCGACCAGCTGGACCTGCTGGCGTTCCGGCAGGCCGTGGCGCAGGCCCGGACGCTGTCGGCGCACGGTCACCGGCAGGAGGCCGTGCGGTGCTACCGGCAGGCGGCGGAGATGTGGCGTGGCGGGCCGCTGGCCGACCTGCCCGGACTGCAGACGCATCCGGCGCTGGCCGACCTCGCCCGGCAGCGCCGGACCTGCGTCATCGAGTACGCCGACGCGGGCGCGCCACCCGAGCAGGCCCTGGCCGTGCTGCGTGCGCTGGCCGAGGCCGACCCGCTCGACGAGCCGGTGTGCCTGCGCCTGATGGCGGCGCTGGTCGGCACCGGGCAGCGTGCCGCCGCGCTGGCCGCGTTCCAGGTGCTGCGCCGCGGGCTGCGCGACGAGCTCGGCGTCGACCCCGGCACGGAGCTGGAGCAGGCTCACCGCGCGCTGCTGGGCGGCTCGACCGGCCCCGCCGGGCGCGTGCCCGAGCAGCTGCCGGCCGCACCGCACCGTTTCTCCGGACGGCGCGGCGACCTGGCC contains these protein-coding regions:
- a CDS encoding VanZ family protein, encoding MLKDWHGWVGTITGVVALTVVALPLAALAVWALARARGAGDAGPAWRTALAEVGIVYGTVPWVWMIMLPGSRAGAVPGRVSLVPMQDLLTIIADGPARATGQIVGNLLVFAALGFFAPIRFAALASVPRILALAAGGSVLVEAAQYVLQLDRVSSVDDVLLNAAGAGLAALASRRWWRTITGASSQRPVPVPASGG
- a CDS encoding snapalysin family zinc-dependent metalloprotease, yielding MRSHLARIAAATLAAIAMTLSSLLVGSAATAAPAPAAVRVLYYDASQAAEFVNVVHQGAANWNARVTNVRLERWTSGRPLNIRVYADNGWPRAYVNSLGNGTVYMGRQATAEGHNPTRIAAHELGHILGLPDRRTGICSELMSGSSAGTSCTSAFPNSQEITKVNNLFASGALVTAGWRQEVA